From Clostridium sp. SY8519:
GTGTAGTTATTGGGCTTCGATTTGTCGTGCAACCTTACCCTCATGCATAACCTCCTATGAGATTTCTGTCCGTCAGACCAGAGATTTGCCCGTGAGTTAGTATTTTCCTCACATCCAGCTTCCTTCAGATTCCACCTCACGATGGACACCCTTGCCTTCGGCTATATCCTTCCCACTACCGGGTGGATTCGGGACTTTAACCCGTTAGAAACGTGCGCCGCTAGGCGCACACGCCAAAAGGCTGTGAAAACCATCGAACGTGATGGTTTCACAGCCTTTTTCTGTCAGACGCTGTCTGCCAGCGTTAACGATAAGTTACAACTTTGGTATTTCTCGGAATGTTATTATAGATCCACTTCGCATTGTTCAGTGCCAGACGGACACATCCGTGGGATGCGCCTGCGCCCATCGTTCCATCAATGATGTTTTTCGGTGAGCTGGACCGGTCATAAATCACAGAGTGGAACAGGTAATTGCCGTGGAACTGTGTAAAGTACCAGCATCTTCCTCTTGTACCTGTGTCAAAATAGAGGCCCTTGTTGCCTACGGTATATTCGCCGGTGACTGTCGGTGTGGATGACTTTCCGTTGGTACAGGTCATGGTACGGACCTTTTTCCAGTTGCCTTTTGCGCCTTTGTATACACGCACCTGATGAGAAGACAGGTTCACCAGAATCAGATATCCGGTACTGCTGGAATATTTCTGCGCTTTGGTATCCATGGCATCGCTTACTGTATTTGTCAGCGCGCCTTTTTTCTTCGGATCAAAGGTATAATATGTTTTGCCGATGCGGACCGTGCCGAAGGCCTGCTGCCCGTTCCTGTTATAGTAATATTTCTTTTTGTTCAGAACCACCCAGCCGGTTTTCATGGCGCCGGTTTTCTTGTCAAAATAATAATATTTTCCGTTGATCTTGTGGCGCCCGTAGAAAAGCTTCGGTCCATAGTAATACTTTTTGCCGCGGACCTTTTTCCAGCCTGTGCCCAGCGCGCCGCTTGACTT
This genomic window contains:
- a CDS encoding L,D-transpeptidase, giving the protein MINKKNKIFLKPAVGAVCAAVISSGAFAGVPAAAFAAESVQPQNTAAVSKKAAVRTSEAEKENESLNKDTGSTGSGSETTDPNTENPDSEKPNTGETPEKKNGLVRENGVTYYYINGVKQFGRQKVNGTWYYFKKKSGAMGHGWVKIKGVKYYFGADGKGYIGRKKVKNTWYYFKKSSGALGRGWVKINGTKYYFNKKGQGVTGFQTISGAKYYFKSSGALGTGWKKVRGKKYYYGPKLFYGRHKINGKYYYFDKKTGAMKTGWVVLNKKKYYYNRNGQQAFGTVRIGKTYYTFDPKKKGALTNTVSDAMDTKAQKYSSSTGYLILVNLSSHQVRVYKGAKGNWKKVRTMTCTNGKSSTPTVTGEYTVGNKGLYFDTGTRGRCWYFTQFHGNYLFHSVIYDRSSSPKNIIDGTMGAGASHGCVRLALNNAKWIYNNIPRNTKVVTYR